From Lepisosteus oculatus isolate fLepOcu1 chromosome 8, fLepOcu1.hap2, whole genome shotgun sequence, one genomic window encodes:
- the LOC102697745 gene encoding transcription cofactor vestigial-like protein 2 — translation MEEKLSLDPAGKQEEQSNCVLFTYFQGDISSMVDEHFSRALNKANKPKDLSTKSKSKSKAVSAETSFSGQWSFPSPAWPGGAISPNPSRIQFAASENPHPSSGVLSGPHSQTPHIWTFPPKPGSGFGLSPIAYPQPVSQERPRIPTDRQYPTSFLNLLQNEQQGGVSVPISASKPELAPGWSGTPPAAFRETMGAGLGFDSGIPTPEKKDLYWY, via the exons ATGGAGGAGAAGCTCAGCCTTGATCCCGCCGGAAAGCAGGAGGAGCAGTCCAATTGTGTGCTCTTCACGTACTTCCAGGGAGACATCAGCAGCATGGTGGACGAGCACTTCTCCAGGGCTCTCAACAAGGCCAACAAGCCCAAGGACCTCAGTACGAAGAGCAAGAGCAAATCCAAAGCCG TTTCAGCTGAGACCTCCTTCTCGGGACAGTGGAGCTTCCCCTCtccagcctggcctgggggtgCTATCTCTCCAAACCCCAGCCGCATTCAGTTTGCCGCGTCAGAGAACCCCCATCCTTCCTCGGGGGTGTTAAGTGGCCCCCACAGCCAAACGCCACACATCTGGACCTTTCCTCCGAAACCTGGCTCGGGCTTTGGGCTCTCCCCTATTGCGTACCCTCAGCCCGTGTCCCAAGAGCGCCCCAGAATCCCGACGGACCGCCAGTACCCCACCTCCTTCCTAAACCTTCTGCAGAATGAGCAGCAGGGGGGGGTGAGCGTCCCGATCTCGGCCTCAAAGCCCGAGCTGGCCCCTGGCTGGTCCGGGACCCCACCAGCTGCCTTCAGGGAGACCAtgggggctgggctgggctttGACTCAG GGATCCCGACTCCGGAGAAGAAGGATTTGTACTGGTATTAG